One window of uncultured Methanoregula sp. genomic DNA carries:
- a CDS encoding PAS domain S-box protein encodes MKEPGENVSQIMEALKKNPRGLSIREIAESSGLNRMSVAKYLEVLTAKGIVEVRSLGSAKVYYLSRQIPVTMFMEYTSKHYCITDSNLNIVQLNEWVPRTVGMAYDDMINRPLLEVLKDRVVNLDECRIAMERALAGETSTVIVEDRLGDKRLFFEILHMPIQFPDGSCGMMAVSQDISEKKLLEIALRREGEWLRDLAENLPGIVFSIDTAGTLTYISPRVTKYGFVPADLIGQRFDSLIVPGDRNAAMTRILSVLKSGTARGIRFSVAARDGRAIRFEADCMARTDASGACTAINGMLRDVTE; translated from the coding sequence TTGAAAGAACCAGGAGAAAATGTCTCACAGATCATGGAGGCCCTCAAGAAAAATCCCCGGGGGCTCAGTATCCGGGAGATCGCCGAATCGTCCGGCCTGAACCGGATGTCGGTTGCCAAGTACCTCGAGGTACTGACCGCAAAAGGGATTGTTGAGGTCCGGTCACTCGGGAGCGCCAAGGTGTACTATCTTTCACGGCAGATCCCGGTTACCATGTTCATGGAATATACCTCGAAACACTACTGCATCACGGACAGCAACCTGAATATCGTCCAGCTCAATGAATGGGTTCCCCGGACCGTTGGTATGGCCTACGATGATATGATCAACCGCCCCCTCCTGGAAGTTCTCAAGGACCGGGTCGTCAACCTCGATGAATGCCGGATCGCCATGGAGCGGGCGCTTGCCGGCGAAACGAGCACGGTAATTGTTGAGGACCGGCTGGGGGACAAACGCCTGTTCTTTGAGATCCTTCACATGCCGATCCAGTTCCCGGACGGTTCCTGCGGCATGATGGCGGTCAGCCAGGATATCTCTGAGAAGAAACTTCTTGAGATCGCGCTCCGCCGGGAAGGGGAATGGCTCCGTGACCTTGCAGAGAACCTGCCGGGCATTGTTTTCTCGATTGATACGGCGGGGACGCTCACCTACATCAGCCCCCGGGTTACAAAGTACGGGTTTGTGCCGGCCGATCTTATCGGACAGAGGTTCGATTCTCTGATCGTACCGGGGGACCGGAACGCTGCGATGACCCGGATCCTGTCTGTGTTGAAGTCCGGAACCGCCCGTGGGATCCGGTTCAGTGTGGCTGCCCGGGATGGCAGGGCAATCCGGTTTGAGGCCGACTGCATGGCCCGTACGGACGCATCGGGTGCCTGCACCGCGATCAACGGGATGCTGCGGGACGTGACGGAATAA
- a CDS encoding MFS transporter, which produces MRPDPVPAMRNDNCEGTLPVGDIDETALDRKVWWHIIPFIVILLVICILDRVNIGYAALTMNADLGIDPAFFGFISGIFFISYVIFEVPSNQFLVRTGARIWLFRIMISWGIITVLIALVQTPVQLAILRFLLGAAEAGFTPGIMLYLTFWFRKNRISQALSVFFIAIPLAMVIASPVSAFILSHAAWAGLASWRWLFVLEGIPAIIFGAAILVYLQDSPRQASWLSGREQSWLVSRLEEARVQNETPRAIPFRDLLATPGILLLCSCGFLVGLFLTSLLFWIPQIVNSSGLSRSFADTGFLVMIPYALSVGAMYLWACHSDRLGERRWHVAVSLTVAAIFLILLSVPHNALTGFILLSGAIAAAYAAYAPFFVLTLETFPPGLRASGVAMVNAIASIGSFAGPVLLGLAGGNIGNPGTIILFLLLGIAIIACAVLLVRTDLAARLSPGR; this is translated from the coding sequence ATGAGACCAGACCCGGTGCCAGCCATGAGGAACGATAACTGCGAAGGAACACTGCCTGTAGGGGATATCGATGAGACCGCCCTTGACCGGAAGGTCTGGTGGCATATCATCCCGTTTATCGTCATCCTGCTCGTGATCTGTATCCTTGACCGGGTCAATATCGGCTATGCAGCGCTGACCATGAATGCGGATCTCGGCATCGATCCTGCCTTCTTCGGGTTTATCTCGGGCATTTTTTTTATCAGTTATGTCATCTTCGAGGTGCCCAGCAACCAGTTCCTGGTCCGGACCGGGGCCCGGATCTGGCTTTTCAGGATCATGATAAGCTGGGGGATCATAACTGTACTGATAGCGCTTGTCCAGACGCCGGTCCAGCTCGCGATCCTCCGCTTCCTGCTGGGAGCCGCTGAAGCAGGGTTCACCCCCGGTATCATGCTCTACCTTACGTTCTGGTTCCGGAAGAACCGGATCTCGCAGGCCCTCTCCGTCTTCTTTATCGCAATTCCCCTTGCCATGGTGATCGCGTCACCGGTCTCCGCGTTCATCCTCTCCCATGCTGCATGGGCCGGCCTTGCTTCCTGGCGCTGGCTCTTCGTGCTCGAAGGGATCCCGGCGATCATCTTCGGCGCCGCGATCCTCGTTTACCTCCAGGACTCCCCCAGACAGGCATCCTGGCTCAGCGGGCGCGAACAATCGTGGCTCGTATCCCGGCTTGAGGAAGCACGGGTGCAGAACGAGACCCCGCGTGCCATCCCGTTCCGGGACCTTCTCGCAACACCCGGAATCCTGCTCTTATGCTCATGCGGCTTTCTCGTTGGTCTTTTCCTGACAAGCCTCCTCTTCTGGATCCCCCAGATCGTCAACAGCTCGGGGCTTTCACGCTCGTTTGCGGATACCGGCTTTCTGGTGATGATCCCGTACGCTCTTTCTGTCGGGGCGATGTATCTCTGGGCCTGCCACTCTGACCGGCTGGGCGAGCGCCGGTGGCACGTGGCAGTTTCCCTGACCGTGGCAGCGATCTTTTTGATCCTGCTGTCCGTTCCGCACAATGCCCTTACCGGGTTTATTCTCCTGTCCGGTGCGATCGCGGCAGCGTATGCGGCATATGCCCCGTTCTTTGTCCTGACCCTGGAAACATTCCCGCCCGGCCTCCGTGCCTCCGGTGTGGCCATGGTCAACGCCATTGCCTCGATCGGGTCCTTTGCCGGGCCGGTTCTCCTGGGTCTTGCCGGGGGAAATATCGGAAACCCCGGTACGATCATCCTGTTCCTTCTCCTCGGGATTGCCATTATCGCGTGCGCAGTCCTGCTGGTCCGGACCGATCTGGCTGCACGACTATCTCCCGGGCGGTGA
- a CDS encoding cation:proton antiporter yields the protein MIATYILDIIVVLALAILVITIGTRLKIPGVVGFLLTGVVVGPYGLGLVKDPQMVEILAEIGIIFLLFTIGMQFSFRTLLAMKKIVLVAGTIQVVFTILAVYAIMYFFGTPAGIALFFGFLICHSSTTITLKIFQDRAEVNTPYARSTLGISLYQDIMTVPMLIALPILAGHEADITGAMFNLGITLIILLAVVLAIAAWVLPRLMAQVAGVRNSEIFLLSIILVCFVITYISSSLGLSLALGAFLAGLTLSESEYFHQAFASIIPFRDIFTSFFFISVGMLLNLWFVLKNPVVIIVLVIAVLILKAVIAAGSTLAIGQSLRTSILAGLALCNIGEFAFVLSVPGKEYGFFTATTDQFFLAVAVISMAATPFIIAAGPRIADRILCLPLGNRLKAGCVPPDEGDEEKPALSDHVVIVGYGLNGRHLAKVAKIGNIPYRIIDLNPDTVDEEQKKGEPIFFGDAANESILSYANIEQARVLVIAVNDPLSTQAITRIARSMNPNLYIIVRTQFLPEVQVLRNLGASDVIPEEFETSVEIFSRVLKKYLVPKGTIEQFIQDIRADTYHVLRSPATPAADVTDLRLNIPNVDITALRVFPDSSIIGGSLAGINVRKEYGISILAIRRKGEVLVNPSGDTNLEPDDEVIVIGTPDAIIRLSLLFHPGEAQE from the coding sequence ATGATCGCCACGTATATCCTTGACATCATCGTCGTTCTTGCCCTCGCAATCCTTGTGATAACCATCGGCACCCGCCTGAAGATTCCCGGGGTTGTCGGTTTCCTTCTCACCGGGGTCGTTGTCGGACCCTATGGTCTGGGCCTGGTAAAAGATCCCCAGATGGTTGAAATCCTTGCCGAGATAGGTATCATTTTCCTGCTCTTCACCATCGGGATGCAGTTCTCGTTCCGGACCCTGCTTGCCATGAAGAAGATCGTGCTGGTTGCCGGCACGATACAGGTCGTCTTTACCATCCTTGCAGTCTATGCCATCATGTACTTCTTTGGCACTCCTGCAGGTATTGCACTGTTCTTCGGGTTCCTGATCTGTCACAGCAGCACAACCATCACGCTGAAAATATTCCAGGACCGGGCCGAAGTCAATACACCGTATGCCCGGTCCACGCTCGGGATCTCCCTCTACCAGGATATCATGACCGTACCGATGCTCATTGCCCTGCCGATCCTTGCAGGACATGAAGCGGATATCACCGGTGCGATGTTCAATCTCGGGATCACCCTCATCATTCTTCTCGCCGTCGTTCTTGCCATTGCAGCCTGGGTCCTTCCCCGGTTAATGGCACAGGTTGCCGGTGTGCGGAACTCCGAGATCTTCCTCCTGAGCATCATCCTGGTCTGCTTTGTCATCACCTACATCTCTTCGAGCCTGGGGCTGTCACTCGCGCTCGGTGCATTCCTTGCCGGCCTCACCCTCTCGGAATCGGAATATTTCCACCAGGCATTTGCAAGTATCATCCCGTTCCGGGACATCTTTACGAGTTTCTTTTTCATTTCCGTGGGAATGCTGCTCAACCTCTGGTTTGTACTGAAAAACCCCGTCGTCATTATTGTCCTCGTCATCGCAGTCCTCATCCTCAAGGCGGTAATCGCTGCCGGAAGTACCCTTGCTATCGGCCAGTCCCTGCGGACCTCCATTCTTGCCGGCCTGGCGCTCTGTAACATCGGGGAATTCGCATTCGTCCTCTCTGTTCCGGGAAAAGAGTATGGCTTTTTTACCGCAACTACCGACCAGTTCTTCCTCGCGGTTGCGGTTATCAGCATGGCGGCAACCCCGTTCATCATTGCTGCAGGTCCCCGGATTGCAGACCGCATTCTCTGCCTCCCCCTCGGGAACCGGTTGAAAGCCGGGTGTGTTCCCCCGGATGAAGGGGATGAGGAAAAACCCGCCCTCTCAGACCACGTGGTTATCGTAGGGTATGGCCTCAACGGGAGGCATCTTGCAAAGGTTGCAAAGATCGGCAACATTCCCTACAGGATCATAGACCTGAACCCGGATACCGTGGACGAGGAACAAAAAAAAGGCGAACCGATCTTTTTCGGGGATGCTGCCAATGAATCGATCCTTTCCTATGCAAATATCGAACAGGCGCGGGTCCTGGTAATCGCCGTGAACGACCCGCTCTCGACCCAGGCAATAACCCGTATTGCCCGCTCGATGAACCCGAACCTGTATATCATTGTCCGTACCCAGTTCCTTCCCGAAGTCCAGGTGCTCCGTAACCTGGGAGCCAGCGATGTGATCCCGGAAGAATTCGAGACATCGGTCGAGATCTTCTCCCGGGTTCTGAAAAAATACCTGGTCCCAAAGGGAACCATAGAACAGTTCATCCAGGATATCCGGGCAGATACATATCATGTGCTGCGGAGTCCGGCAACGCCCGCTGCCGATGTGACGGACCTCCGGCTCAATATCCCCAACGTGGATATCACGGCACTCCGGGTGTTTCCGGATTCGTCGATCATTGGCGGGAGTCTTGCCGGCATCAATGTCAGGAAAGAGTACGGGATCTCCATTCTTGCTATACGGAGAAAGGGAGAAGTTCTCGTCAACCCTTCGGGGGATACGAATCTCGAACCCGATGACGAAGTGATCGTGATCGGTACGCCGGATGCCATAATACGGCTGTCCCTGCTGTTCCACCCCGGGGAAGCGCAGGAATAA